The following proteins are co-located in the Acidimicrobiales bacterium genome:
- a CDS encoding VOC family protein, with protein MEQRLSLVTLGVADLDRARAFYEALGWEGIAENEVVFFPAGGMVIGLWSRESLAHDSAVEDGGGWGGITLAHNVRSPEEVDAVLAEAADAGATIGRLGAETFWGGYTGVFLDPDGHAWEVAHNPGWPLGPDGEVQLSLPE; from the coding sequence ATGGAACAGCGCCTGTCGCTCGTGACCCTCGGCGTCGCCGATCTCGACCGGGCCCGCGCCTTCTACGAGGCCCTCGGGTGGGAGGGCATCGCGGAGAACGAGGTGGTCTTCTTCCCCGCCGGGGGCATGGTGATCGGCCTCTGGAGCCGCGAGTCGCTGGCCCACGACAGCGCCGTGGAGGACGGCGGCGGGTGGGGCGGCATCACGCTGGCCCACAACGTCCGCAGCCCCGAGGAGGTCGACGCCGTCCTGGCCGAGGCCGCCGACGCCGGCGCCACCATCGGACGCCTCGGGGCCGAGACCTTCTGGGGTGGCTACACGGGCGTGTTCCTCGACCCCGACGGCCACGCTTGGGAGGTGGCCCACAACCCCGGCTGGCCACTCGGTCCCGATGGCGAGGTCCAGCTCTCCCTGCCGGAGTAG